A single Lolium perenne isolate Kyuss_39 chromosome 6, Kyuss_2.0, whole genome shotgun sequence DNA region contains:
- the LOC127307445 gene encoding 26S proteasome regulatory subunit 6B homolog, whose product MSAAAVDTTPPAALPMAPPPSYPATSGPSASSGGDDEDDLYGRLKTLQRHMEFVEIQEEYVKDEQKNLKRELLRAQEEVKRIQSVPLVIGQFMEMVDGNNGIVGSTTGSNYYVRILSTINRELLKPSASVALHRHSNALVDVLPPEADSSISLLGSSEKPNVLYSDIGGCDIQKQEIREAVELPLTHHELYKQIGIDPPRGVLLYGPPGTGKTMLAKAVAHHTTAAFIRVVGSEFVQKYLGEGPRMVRDVFRLAKENAPAIIFIDEVDAIATARFDAQTGADREVQRILMELLNQMDGFDQTVNVKVIMATNRADTLDPALLRPGRLDRKIEFPLPDRRQKRLVFQVCTSKMNLSDEVDLEDYVSRPDKISAADITAICQEAGMHAVRKNRYVILPKDFEKGYRTNVKKPDTDFDFYK is encoded by the exons ATGTCCGCCGCGGCCGTCGACACGACCCCTCCCGCGGCTCTCCCGATGGCGCCCCCGCCGTCCTACCCCGCCACCTCCGGCCCCTCCGCCTCCTccggcggcgacgacgaggacgaccTCTACGGCCGCCTCAAGACGCTCCAGCGCCACATGGAGTTCGTCGAGATCCAGGAGGAGTACGTCAAGGATGAGCAGAAGAACCTCAAGCGCGAGCTGCTGCGCGCGCAGGAGGAGGTCAAGCGGATCCAGTCCGTGCCCCTCGTCATCGGCCAGTTCATGGAGATGGTCGACGGCAACAACGGCATCGTCGGCTCCACCACCGGCAGCAACTACTACGTGCGGATCCTCAGCACCATCAACCGCGAGCTCCTCAAGCCCTCCGCCTCGGTCGCCCTGCACCGCCACTCCAACGCGCTCGTCGACGTCCTGCCCCCCGAGGCCGACTCCAGCATCTCGCTGCTCGGCTCATCGGAGAAGCCCAACGTCCTGTACTCG GATATTGGAGGATGTGATATCCAAAAACAAGAAATTCGAGAGGCTGTTGAGCTACCATTGACACATCATGAGCTGTACAAGCAGATTGGTATTGATCCTCCCAGAGGAGTGCTGCTCTATGGTCCTCCAGGCACTGGCAAGACCATGCTTGCGAAAGCTGTGGCACATCACACTACTGCTGCTTTTATCAGAGTGGTTGGTTCAGAGTTTGTGCAGAAGTACTTGGGGGAG GGCCCAAGGATGGTTCGAGATGTATTCCGCTTGGCTAAAGAGAATGCCCCAGCTATAATATTCATTGATGAGGTTGATGCTATAGCCACTGCTCGATTCGATGCTCAGACTGGTGCTGATCGAGAAGTTCAGCGTATTCTGATGGAGCTACTCAATCAG ATGGATGGGTTTGACCAGACAGTTAATGTGAAGGTTATAATGGCGACCAACCGTGCAGATACTCTAGATCCTGCTCTGTTGCGTCCTGGACGACTGGACAGGAAAATTGAGTTCCCTCTGCCAGACCGGAGGCAGAAGAGGCTTGTTTTCCAA GTCTGTACATCTAAAATGAACTTGAGTGACGAGGTTGATTTGGAAGATTATGTCTCCAGACCGGATAAAATCAGTGCTGCTGAT ATCACGGCTATTTGCCAAGAAGCCGGCATGCATGCTGTCCGCAAAAATCGCTATGTTATCCTCCCCAAGGACTTCGAGAAGGGTTACCGAACCAATGTGAAGAAGCCTGATACAGACTTCGACTTCTACAAATGA